From a single Candidatus Thorarchaeota archaeon genomic region:
- a CDS encoding polyprenyl synthetase family protein, with protein sequence MTEFKALMKKEIAEVNKALEEYLQLLMERARALSPVHELYYGNLREYLIRGGKRLRPILVVSAFKAIREEVDLKYLYRASCSVEMLHNGSLLHDDLIDHDEIRRGGPTFHALYREWFKKHAVDDETKAADFGMAMAVLGGDSLLNFGGMIISASELPPNLGYPCLSLYQQAYQELADGVLLEMNMVNDESVTAELYLEMTRLKTAVLMEKSLLIGATLARGTDSQKDALSKFGIRVGQAFQAQDDILGSFGDEAVTGKSTEGDIREGKKTLLVIEAYRLADASQRKTLDSLLGKTDITEEEVNQVRDIFRETGALDSTHKMMEELLAEGQDALQTTEPALNSTYRDFLLDLSNFLVHRSY encoded by the coding sequence GTGACAGAATTCAAGGCTCTGATGAAAAAAGAGATTGCTGAGGTAAACAAAGCATTAGAGGAGTATTTGCAACTGCTGATGGAGCGTGCACGCGCGCTTAGTCCTGTGCATGAACTCTATTACGGAAATCTTCGCGAATATCTCATACGAGGTGGGAAGCGTCTGCGCCCCATCTTAGTCGTGTCCGCATTCAAGGCTATCCGTGAAGAGGTCGATCTAAAATACCTCTATCGCGCGTCCTGTTCTGTGGAAATGTTGCACAACGGATCTCTGCTACACGATGACCTCATTGATCACGATGAGATTCGTAGAGGTGGTCCGACATTTCACGCCCTCTATCGTGAGTGGTTCAAGAAGCATGCTGTTGATGACGAGACCAAGGCTGCGGATTTTGGAATGGCCATGGCAGTTCTTGGTGGCGATTCACTGCTCAACTTTGGTGGAATGATCATCAGTGCCTCCGAGTTGCCCCCCAATCTTGGATATCCCTGCCTCTCCCTGTATCAACAGGCCTACCAAGAGCTTGCTGATGGGGTGCTTCTTGAGATGAATATGGTCAACGATGAAAGTGTGACTGCTGAGCTCTATCTTGAGATGACCCGTTTAAAGACCGCAGTCTTGATGGAAAAGTCACTACTGATCGGGGCTACACTGGCACGCGGAACCGATTCGCAAAAGGATGCTCTCTCTAAATTTGGTATTCGCGTAGGACAGGCCTTCCAAGCGCAGGATGATATTCTTGGCTCCTTTGGTGATGAAGCAGTGACAGGAAAATCCACTGAGGGTGATATCCGTGAGGGCAAGAAGACCCTTCTTGTTATTGAGGCCTACCGGCTTGCTGATGCCTCACAACGGAAGACCCTTGACTCTCTTCTTGGGAAGACTGACATCACAGAGGAAGAAGTGAATCAGGTCCGTGACATATTCCGTGAAACCGGGGCTCTCGATTCCACTCACAAAATGATGGAAGAGTTATTGGCCGAGGGTCAAGATGCTCTGCAGACCACTGAACCAGCACTCAATTCCACATATCGAGATTTTCTGTTGGATCTGTCTAATTTCTTGGTCCATAGATCCTACTAA